One stretch of Pomacea canaliculata isolate SZHN2017 linkage group LG1, ASM307304v1, whole genome shotgun sequence DNA includes these proteins:
- the LOC112567949 gene encoding uncharacterized protein LOC112567949, producing the protein MATFTTITGALQQYAKLVPQRPAFIFHDCHGGRQVLTYELIYRLGGRWAAVLKASGLGRGHFILNTLPNSPERAVCETGLLMSGAVSVNGQCQLADGSDILHGLQKSQATAIVLDPDVDNSPWNPLRTRLQLIGQNDVACEKLPSLRKVFFIRRSEKGSDDDFLSHLENLNDWFCDDEITADDICTVFTTSGSTGFSKLVAYTHGVLAGLVNKRDYFREDVPEYSKRFVISPFGWTGGFVGHTFISASTRVLFDMRTGKPEDMVDFIHRTIQEEKCDTAIIAPAFILQIFNKRQKLLEKQENHGYNCSVFGDWKLKTLYLGGQPITKQILEAASAFSEKVIVSYGGIDIGVISVLSVDDPSKCNDFDCGIPIHGVEVKIVSTEDEGTIMPTGERGLILVKHNDTGISYLNDPDATKAAFTSDGFIRTGDIGKLTADGHLIVEGRGSDAISRGMSIFYPEWLETRIRRCPGVVDVAVVGVPDPVVGEELCACLLLESDDITVQSVQEFVEKDIVTSIDDPLSPRPRFYLKFDSFPLTSTEKTYRRRIRDEATARLLH; encoded by the coding sequence ATGGCGACCTTTACGACAATCACCGGGGCCTTGCAGCAATATGCTAAACTCGTACCACAACGTCCGGCATTCATCTTCCATGACTGCCACGGGGGTCGCCAGGTCCTCACCTACGAGCTCATCTATCGTCTTGGTGGACGGTGGGCCGCTGTACTCAAGGCATCGGGCTTGGGGCGTGGTCACTTCATCCTCAACACGCTGCCCAACTCTCCCGAGAGAGCTGTGTGCGAGACGGGCCTCCTCATGTCGGGGGCCGTCTCCGTCAACGGTCAGTGTCAGCTGGCAGACGGCTCCGACATCCTACACGGACTGCAGAAATCTCAAGCCACGGCTATCGTCCTCGACCCTGATGTCGACAACAGTCCCTGGAATCCGCTCAGGACCCGCCTGCAACTCATCGGCCAAAACGATGTCGCTTGTGAGAAACTCCCGAGTCTCCGGAAAGTCTTCTTTATTCGGCGAAGTGAAAAGGGTAGCGACGACGACTTTCTGAGTCACCTGGAAAACCTCAACGATTGGTTCTGCGACGACGAAATCACCGCGGATGACATCTGCACGGTCTTCACCACCTCGGGCAGCACTGGCTTTTCTAAGCTCGTAGCCTACACTCACGGCGTTCTAGCAGGGTTAGTAAATAAAAGGGATTATTTTAGAGAAGATGTTCCAGAGTATTCAAAACGATTCGTCATTTCCCCATTTGGCTGGACAGGTGGATTTGTGGGCCACACGTTCATCTCAGCCAGCACCCGAGTGCTTTTCGACATGAGAACTGGGAAGCCCGAAGATATGGTGGATTTCATACATCGAAcgatacaagaagaaaaatgtgataCTGCCATTATTGCACCAGCTTTCATCCTAcaaattttcaacaaaagacaaaagctgttagaaaaacaagaaaaccatgGGTATAATTGTTCCGTGTTTGGTGACTGGAAACTAAAAACGCTCTATCTAGGTGGTCAACCTATAACTAAACAAATTTTGGAAGCCGCTTCAgctttttctgaaaaagtaaTCGTCTCCTACGGAGGAATCGACATTGGGGTGATATCCGTCCTCAGCGTAGATGACCCAAGCAAATGCAACGACTTCGACTGCGGCATTCCTATTCACGGGGTAGAGGTAAAGATCGTCAGCACTGAAGACGAGGGTACAATTATGCCAACTGGAGAACGTGGCCTTATTTTGGTCAAGCACAATGACACAGGTATTAGTTACCTCAATGACCCTGATGCCACAAAAGCGGCCTTTACCTCAGATGGTTTCATTCGAACAGGTGACATAGGGAAGCTCACCGCTGATGGTCACCTCATTGTGGAAGGTCGAGGCAGCGACGCCATTTCTCGTGGTATGTCTATTTTCTACCCTGAGTGGCTGGAAACTCGTATTCGTCGGTGTCCCGGAGTGGTGGACGTGGCGGTGGTAGGTGTGCCGGATCCTGTGGTCGGCGAAGAGCTCTGCGCGTGCTTGTTGCTGGAGTCGGACGACATCACCGTGCAGTCAGTACAAGAGTTTGTAGAGAAGG